A genomic window from Acidimicrobiales bacterium includes:
- a CDS encoding HAD-IB family hydrolase — protein MRAAFFDLDKTVIAKASMVAFGRPLYRAGLLSRWLLLRALYGQLVYLYLGADEGRLARMREAALRLTKGWDHAHISSIVRETLEEVIDPIVFEEALDLIRAHQEAGDLVVIISASPEEIVAPLASYLGADVAVATRARLDSEGRYSGELERYCYGPVKAEAMIAMAEERGLDLAECWSYSDSITDVPMLEVVGHAVVVNPDRALLRVAKERGWEVRRFVKPVRLRDRVTMPGPKATAAAGSGIGVAIAAGVVWWWLRRQPPAPRSRWLWWLRPLSASWRRRRRGR, from the coding sequence ATGCGGGCCGCCTTCTTCGACCTCGACAAGACCGTGATCGCCAAGGCGTCGATGGTCGCCTTCGGCCGCCCCCTCTACCGGGCCGGCCTCCTCTCGCGCTGGCTGCTGCTGCGGGCGCTGTACGGCCAGCTCGTGTACCTCTACCTCGGCGCCGACGAGGGCCGCCTGGCCCGCATGCGCGAGGCGGCGCTGCGCCTCACCAAGGGCTGGGACCACGCCCACATCTCCTCGATCGTGCGGGAGACGCTCGAAGAGGTCATCGACCCCATCGTGTTCGAGGAGGCGCTCGACCTGATCCGCGCACACCAGGAGGCGGGCGACCTGGTCGTCATCATCTCCGCCTCACCGGAGGAGATCGTGGCGCCGCTGGCGTCGTACCTCGGCGCCGACGTGGCCGTGGCGACCCGAGCCCGACTCGACAGCGAGGGTCGCTACAGCGGTGAGCTCGAGCGGTACTGCTACGGGCCGGTGAAGGCCGAGGCCATGATCGCCATGGCCGAGGAGCGCGGGCTCGACCTGGCCGAGTGCTGGTCGTACTCCGACTCGATCACCGACGTCCCGATGCTGGAGGTGGTGGGCCACGCCGTGGTGGTGAACCCCGACCGGGCCCTGCTGCGGGTGGCGAAGGAGCGGGGGTGGGAGGTGCGCCGCTTCGTCAAGCCGGTGCGCCTGCGCGACCGGGTGACGATGCCCGGTCCGAAGGCCACCGCCGCGGCAGGGTCGGGCATCGGGGTGGCGATCGCCGCTGGTGTGGTCTGGTGGTGGCTGCGCCGTCAGCCACCGGCCCCGCGGAGCCGGTGGCTGTGGTGGCTCAGACCTCTTTCAGCTTCTTGGAGGCGACGACGCCGAGGGCGATGA